Proteins encoded in a region of the Sander lucioperca isolate FBNREF2018 chromosome 18, SLUC_FBN_1.2, whole genome shotgun sequence genome:
- the LOC116034653 gene encoding E-selectin-like yields MVKMQWSLLVLIVMGQCSSIGGQLCDYHFIGENMTWKEAQEYCRKNHTDLATVSNQTDMQRLLNSTTEQYQGGAWIGLQNNTTNTVWRWSQPGVEFNETESEWSPRQPDNLGNQENCVRMQDDTWNDDSCTKRYKFICYELF; encoded by the exons GGTGAAGATGCAGTGGAGTCTGTTGGTGTTGATTGTGATGG GTCAGTGTTCCTCCATTGGGGGTCAGCTGTGTGACTACCACTTCATTGGAGAGAATATGACCTGGAAAGAAGCCCAGGAGTATTGCAGAAAGAACCACACTGACCTGGCCACAGTGTCTaaccagacagacatgcagagacTCCTTAACTCCACGACTGAACAGTATCAAGGCGGAGCCTGGATTGGGCtgcaaaacaacacaacaaacactgTGTGGCGCTGGTCTCAGCCAGGGGTGGAGTTCAACGAGACTGAGAGTGAATGGTCTCCAAGACAGCCAGATAATTTAGGCAATCAGGAGAACTGTGTCAGGATGCAGGATGACACATGGAATGACGACTCTTGTACTAAAAGATATAAATTTATCTGCTATGAGCTGTTTTAG